DNA sequence from the Moorena sp. SIOASIH genome:
TCACCCCCTGTTGCTATTGTGTTGGATTGCTATTGGCAGTGTTTTACGCTTCACTAACCTCACCCTGAAGTCCCCCTGGACCGATGAATTTGCCACAATAGTGTTCAGCTTGGGCAATAGTTATCAAACCTTACCCCTAGACCAAGCCATTTCCCTCTCTACCCTGTTACAACCACTGCAATTTAACCCAGAATCGGGAGCATCAGCAGTTATTCATCATTTATTCACTGAGGATCACCACCCTCCCCTATATTTTGTCCTCGCGAACTGGTGGATGAGGCTATTCTCCTTCGGTGTACAGGCGTTTGATGGAACATCGTTACAGGATAGCGACTTAGTAATTTGGGGGATGCGATCGCTTCCCGCCCTCTTCGGTATAGTATCAATTCCAGTAATCTATGGACTGAGCTGGGTAGGGTTTCGTTCCCGGTTAGTCGCTCAACTAGCAGCAGCAATTATGGCTGTGTCTCCCTACGGTGTTTTTCTAGCCCAGGAAGCCCGTCATTACACCTTAGCCATTTTGTGGGTGATGGCATCCCTGTGCTGCTTAGTTATTGCTGTACAACATCTTCAACGCCAGACTGTTCTACCAGTTTGGATATCCCTGTTTTGGGTAGTGGTTAATTGTTTAGGTATAGCAACCCACTATTTTTTTCTCCTGACCCTCTGTGCTGAGGCCATGGTTTTATTAGGACTTTGGGGATTAGCCAAAATTTCTCCTTCTCGACCCTCTCCCATCCGGCGCATTGGTGCAGTTGCGGCAGGTAGTGCCATGGGAGGATTAGTTTGGTTACCGGTGTGGCTATCGAGTTACGATGCTCAGATGACTGAATGGATTATCAGTAGCAGTGAAGGGAGTTGGGCTTGGACCAAGCCAATTTTTCAAGCTCTCGCTGCTTGGATTACCATGTTATCTCTATTGCCCGTGGAGTCATCTTCCCTGATAGTGGTCATGGCTTCGGGTTTGGTGATGTTGGTGTTTCTAATCTGGTTGCTCCCGATACTCTATCGCTATCTAAAAATACAACTAAATCACCCTCAGACTGGTTTGGTCACAGGGGTTTTAGGGAGTTTCTTGATTAGTGCGATCGCATTATTTTTTGGTATTACTTACTGCCTTGGTACTGACCTCACCCGTGGTGCTCGGTATAGTTTCGTTTACTTCCCTGCTGTGATTGTATTAGTAGCAGCCGCCCTAGCCGTGAGTAACCCTCACCCTTCAACAGCAAATCCCACTAGACTTCTTGCAGAAGTCGGGAACAGGGAACAGGGAACAGGGAACAGTGGACAAGAATTGACGCAAAGCGATGCAGTCGGCCAAAGGGGGTTTCCCCCAGGAGCGACTGCATCAAGAACACTATCAGAAAACTACTTTTGCAAGAGGTCTACTGAGTATAGTAGCCATGGGATCCCAAAAACTATAGCGCTAGTTTTGTTAATGGGGTTTTTGAGTAGTATTACCGTAGTCAGCAATCTAGGCTATCAAAAATACTATCGTCCAGATTTATTGGTACCCATAATCGAACAACAGTCATCAGTACCGATACTAATTGCTACTACTCACAACACCTTGGTACAGACTGGTGAAATGATGGGACTGGCTTGGGAATTCCAACAGAAGGCTGATCAAAAACTATCTTCAGTAAATCCCCAATTTATATTGGCACATCAAGACCAAATTCAGTGCCAGCAGACAAATTGTCCGGCTGCTATCACTCTTAAACAGACTGTCGCTGAGCTGTCAAGTACCCTAGATTTATGGTTGGTGAATTTTAACGCAACAGTGGAAGAGTTACCCAATTGTTCTGCTGAAGATTCTGTTAATAATTTAATAACCGTGGATGGTTACCAAGCTCAGGTTTATCACTGTCTTAGTCCTAAGGATTCAGCTGTCAGCTATCAGCCGTTAGCCGTCAGCCGTCAGCCGTCAGCTTATTTTATTCAATAGCTGATAGCTGATAGCTGATAGCTGATAGCTGATAGCTGATAGCTGATAGCTGATAGCTGATAGCTGATAGCTGATAGCTTACACAAAATATGCCATAGTATCTTTTGTACCAAACTTTAATTAAACCAACCCCCATGAGCATCGCCCCCCTAACCTGGCAAGAACTAGAAGCTCTGACGGATTTTAAAATAGATACCGTTAAGGGAGCTACTAACGCTCAATCCTGTTTGCGCCTATTTGGTTTTAGTGAATCTGATATTCGGGTTACCCTATACCGAGATAACCACGCTTGGTGCCCTTACTGCCAGAAAATTTGGCTATGGTTGGAAGAAAAACAGATTCCTTATCGTATCAAAAAAGTCACCATGTTTTGTTATGGTAAGAAAGAAAGTTGGTACAAGCATAAAGTGCCATCGGGGATGCTACCAGCCCTAGAGCTAGATGGTAAATTGATCACGGAAAGTGATGACATTTTAATCGGATTAGAACGGGTTTTTAAACCCTTAGAGCAAAGCATGAAAGACCCCGCTGTCATAAACCTACGGCAGTTGGAGAGACTTCTGTTTAGAGCCTGGTGTACTTGGCTGTGCTATCCTACACGTTCATCTAAAGAAGAGCAACATCACCAAGACCAATTTATTAAAGTGGTGGGGATGGTGGAAAATGCCCTCAGTCGCACTCCAGGTCCTTACTTTCTGGATCAGTTCGGTACTGTTGATGTGATTTTCATGCCTTATGTCGAACGGATGAATGCCAGTCTTTATTACTACAAAGGCTATTCTCTGAGGGAAGAAAATCCCCGATTGGCAGCTTGGTTTGAGGCCATGGAAACCCGACCTACCTATCGTGGCACACAGAGCGACTTCCACACCCATGTCCATGATTTGCCTCCCCAGATGGGGGGCTGCTGGCCAAACGATAAACCCCAGACGTTAGTCAATCAGGCACGGGTGGACAATGGTCCTTGGGAAGGGCTACCGGATGTAACTTACCCAGAACCGGAAACTTCCTGTACTGAAGCTCTCCAACGAGTGCTTAAACACCGCACTAATATCATTCGAGTTAACCCCGCCGACGAAACCTTGTTTGATCCAGCCCTGCGTTGTGCCTTGACACACATGATTACGGGGGAAACCTGTATGCCACCGTTGGGTTCAGATCCTGCTCTTAGATATTTGCGCGACAGAATTAGTGTTCCCCGGGATATGTCTATCTATGCTGCTAAGAGGCTCAGAGAGTCTCTGGAAAAAACTGCCTCTTTAGTAGGAAATGGTCAAGGTTCTGCTATTCCCATCCGTCACCGACGTGACCAAGATCCAGCTAATTTTGCCAAGATGATGTAGAGTTGCGATTAGCCCGAAGGGCTACGCTACGCGAACGCACTAACTTTATCCAGCATATTAATCGTAGGGTGGGCAGTGCCTAGCAACCCGATGGCTAGCTTGGTGAATCTGCCTGATCCACTGCCCACCCTAGATCTACTTGATATCAGTAGGGTGGGCAGTGCTTAGCAACCCGATGGCCAGCTTGGTGAATCTGCCTAATCCACTGCCCACCCTACATCTTGATATCAGTAGGGTGGGCAGTGCTTAGCAACCCGATGGCCAGCTTGGTGAATCTGCCTAATCCACTGCCCACCCTACATCTTGATATCAGTAGGGTGGGCAGTGCTTAGCAACCCGATGGCTAGCTTGGTGAATCTGCCTAATCCACTGCCCACCCTACATCAAGCTCAATACAAATACAGGGTTGTATAGTAAAAAAGTGATTAATCGTAGGGTGGGCAGTGCTTAGCAACCCGATGGCCAGCTTGGTGAATCTGTCTGATCCACTGCCCACCCTACATCAACTACATCAATACAAATACAGGGTTTTATAACAATGAAAACTAAATCGATGAATGGGGATAAGTCCCAACGAGCGAACAGAAAGAATCATCTAGCAAAAGCAGATAGCAAAAAGAAAGATAAGAAAAAACTAAATAAGAAAAAACTAAATAAGAAAAAACTCAAGAAACAAAAGAAGGCCAATATACCCAATTCAGAACGACGAGTATTCTACCACATTTCTGAGGCAGAAGGTAGCTCTAAACTTCCCAGGAAAATTTATGAAAAGGAGCTTGCCCGTCTGCAATTGGAACTGGTGAAAATGCAATACTGGACTAAGCATACTGGGACCCGGATTGTGATTGTGTTTGAAGGACGTGATGCAGCGGGTAAGGGGGGCACTATTAAACGGATTACCGAACCCCTAAATCCACG
Encoded proteins:
- a CDS encoding phospholipid carrier-dependent glycosyltransferase, whose product is MKTFLRSPWFHPLLLLCWIAIGSVLRFTNLTLKSPWTDEFATIVFSLGNSYQTLPLDQAISLSTLLQPLQFNPESGASAVIHHLFTEDHHPPLYFVLANWWMRLFSFGVQAFDGTSLQDSDLVIWGMRSLPALFGIVSIPVIYGLSWVGFRSRLVAQLAAAIMAVSPYGVFLAQEARHYTLAILWVMASLCCLVIAVQHLQRQTVLPVWISLFWVVVNCLGIATHYFFLLTLCAEAMVLLGLWGLAKISPSRPSPIRRIGAVAAGSAMGGLVWLPVWLSSYDAQMTEWIISSSEGSWAWTKPIFQALAAWITMLSLLPVESSSLIVVMASGLVMLVFLIWLLPILYRYLKIQLNHPQTGLVTGVLGSFLISAIALFFGITYCLGTDLTRGARYSFVYFPAVIVLVAAALAVSNPHPSTANPTRLLAEVGNREQGTGNSGQELTQSDAVGQRGFPPGATASRTLSENYFCKRSTEYSSHGIPKTIALVLLMGFLSSITVVSNLGYQKYYRPDLLVPIIEQQSSVPILIATTHNTLVQTGEMMGLAWEFQQKADQKLSSVNPQFILAHQDQIQCQQTNCPAAITLKQTVAELSSTLDLWLVNFNATVEELPNCSAEDSVNNLITVDGYQAQVYHCLSPKDSAVSYQPLAVSRQPSAYFIQ
- a CDS encoding glutathione S-transferase family protein, whose protein sequence is MSIAPLTWQELEALTDFKIDTVKGATNAQSCLRLFGFSESDIRVTLYRDNHAWCPYCQKIWLWLEEKQIPYRIKKVTMFCYGKKESWYKHKVPSGMLPALELDGKLITESDDILIGLERVFKPLEQSMKDPAVINLRQLERLLFRAWCTWLCYPTRSSKEEQHHQDQFIKVVGMVENALSRTPGPYFLDQFGTVDVIFMPYVERMNASLYYYKGYSLREENPRLAAWFEAMETRPTYRGTQSDFHTHVHDLPPQMGGCWPNDKPQTLVNQARVDNGPWEGLPDVTYPEPETSCTEALQRVLKHRTNIIRVNPADETLFDPALRCALTHMITGETCMPPLGSDPALRYLRDRISVPRDMSIYAAKRLRESLEKTASLVGNGQGSAIPIRHRRDQDPANFAKMM